The Humulus lupulus chromosome 3, drHumLupu1.1, whole genome shotgun sequence genome window below encodes:
- the LOC133821919 gene encoding LEAF RUST 10 DISEASE-RESISTANCE LOCUS RECEPTOR-LIKE PROTEIN KINASE-like 2.4, with translation MFNMKIVFFYLVSALIFLNLYTFSHSFVDAADPQYEACRVPKICGNQTISFPFFIQGQQESYCGYPRFNLSCDPNGRSILNLSGQNYVVRQIFYHNRSVIVSNAALLDPEENGCITSVPNLTLSSSDFKIAEGQSSVVLLYNCRASSSVGGSNRLLKYRIGCYAENQTNSVLAIYESGGDQLAQASRMCGPIGDVVVANTKAVDGYMGGSSENEGMLMREVLRRGFMLTWLASDCGLCEGSGGKCGFMVPSYHFWCFCPDRPHALKCFPPSGKKGMLGLGLGVILGGIGIIVSALVAWRLWKKKHQTDENAEAFLKRYGPIQVRRYSYSNIKKLTNSFAEKLGQGGFGDVYKGKLDDGQLVAVKVLNKSKSKDGQEFINEVATISRTSHINVVTLLGFCFDGPKKALIYEFMPNGSLEKFIFDDNTTTDDENSHHLDWEACHQISLGIAKGLEYLHRGCHTQILHFDIKPHNILLDVGFVPKISDFGLAKICKREESHVSMLGPRGTAGYIAPEVFNRNFGSVSHKSDVYSYGMMVLEMIGGRKNINIQVDNTSDIYFSHWIYKRLELDENLGLKRIINEEEGVRVKKLIIVSLWCIQTNPSNRPAMSRVIEMLEGRVDSLEVPPQPFLYSPSRSPPPQSS, from the exons ATGTTCAATATGAAAATCGTCTTCTTCTATCTCGTATCAGCTCTCATATTCTTAAATCTCTACACTTTTTCACATTCCTTTGTTGATGCCGCCGACCCCCAATACGAGGCCTGCAGAGTCCCCAAAATTTGTGGAAACCAAACAATAAGCTTCCCTTTCTTCATTCAGGGCCAGCAAGAGTCTTACTGCGGCTACCCACGCTTCAACCTCTCCTGTGACCCAAATGGCCGCTCCATTCTCAACCTCTCCGGCCAAAACTACGTCGTTCGACAAATCTTCTACCATAACCGATCTGTTATTGTCTCGAACGCCGCGTTGCTGGATCCTGAAGAAAACGGCTGCATCACTTCTGTGCCGAATTTAACTCTCTCCTCCTCTGATTTCAAGATCGCCGAGGGTCAAAGTAGTGTAGTTTTGCTGTATAATTGTCGAGCTTCTTCTTCGGTTGGGGGGAGCAATCGTCTTCTGAAGTACAGGATCGGTTGCTACGCGGAAAACCAGACGAATTCGGTGTTGGCTATTTATGAGAGCGGCGGAGATCAATTGGCTCAGGCGTCGAGAATGTGTGGTCCGATTGGAGATGTGGTGGTGGCCAATACGAAGGCGGTGGATGGGTATATGGGAGGTAGCAGTGAGAACGAAGGAATGTTGATGAGGGAGGTGTTGAGGAGAGGGTTCATGCTTACATGGTTGGCCAGTGACTGTGGCTTATGCGAGGGCagtgggggcaagtgtggatttATGGTGCCGTCCTATCATTTCTGGTGCTTCTGCCCTGATAGGCCTCACGCCTTGAAGTGTTTTCCGCCGTCGG GAAAGAAGGGAATGCTTGGATTAGGACTAG GTGTTATTCTTGGTGGAATTGGAATTATTGTAAGTGCATTAGTTGCATGGCGACTGTGGAAGAAGAAGCATCAAACTGATGAAAACGCCGAGGCCTTCCTAAAAAGATATGGGCCCATTCAAGTTAGAAGATATAGTTATTCGAATATTAAGAAATTGACAAACTCATTTGCAGAAAAATTAGGGCAAGGAGGTTTTGGTGATGTATACAAAGGAAAGTTAGATGATGGTCAGCTTGTTGCAGTGAAGGTGTTGAACAAATCAAAGAGCAAAGATGGACAAGAATTTATCAATGAGGTAGCGACTATAAGCAGAACTTCCCATATCAATGTTGTCACTTTATTGGGATTTTGTTTTGATGGTCCCAAAAAAGCTCTAATTTACGAGTTCATGCCCAATGGATCTCTTGAAAAATTTATATTTGATGACAATACTACAACTGATGATGAAAACAGTCATCACTTAGATTGGGAAGCTTGCCATCAAATCTCACTCGGCATTGCCAAGGGACTTGAGTATTTGCATCGTGGTTGCCACACCCAAATTTTACATTTTGACATCAAACCTCATAATATTCTTCTTGATGTTGGGTTTGTGCCCAAAATTTCAGATTTTGGCCTTGCCAAAATCTGTAAAAGGGAAGAAAGTCATGTTTCAATGTTGGGCCCAAGAGGGACTGCTGGATATATTGCTCCTGAAGTATTTAATAGAAACTTTGGAAGTGTCTCACATAAGTCAGATGTCTATAGCTATGGAATGATGGTGTTAGAAATGATAGGAGGGAGAAAAAATATTAATATCCAAGTTGATAATACGAGTGATATATATTTCTCACATTGGATCTACAAGCGCCTTGAGTTAGATGAGAATCTTGGATTGAAGAGAATCATTAATGAAGAAGAGGGAGTGAGAgttaagaaattaataatagtaaGTTTGTGGTGCATTCAAACAAACCCTTCGAatcgaccagccatgagtcgaGTAATTGAAATGTTGGAAGGGAGAGTTGATTCCTTGGAAGTTCCACCCCAACCTTTCTTGTATTCACCCTCAAGATCACCACCACCACAATCTTCTTAA